The following are encoded together in the Macadamia integrifolia cultivar HAES 741 chromosome 10, SCU_Mint_v3, whole genome shotgun sequence genome:
- the LOC122091743 gene encoding uncharacterized protein LOC122091743 — MLEKIGLPARPSMRGSNWVVAASHCQGCSSQFTFINRKHHCRRCGGLFCNSCTQQRMVLRGQGDSPVRICDPCKNLVEAARFEMRHGHKNRTGRGGPTLTPKYEDEFLNQILDSDGKNSLLSGQESVVKATSMGSASSSSLHDEAFTEDGEGALTRSHFVDTHGNALNETGCTSPEDLRQQSLEEKKKYRVLKGEGKPDEALRAFKRGKELERQAEALEVALRKKRKQAISSGSLADVQKVKDELNSEESGRKSKLSPQLVKEEKVDLTAELRELGWSDTDLHDADKNPRKMSVEGELSALLREMPRKPNSGKSGGSIDKSQVLSHKKKALMFKREGKLAEAKEELRKAKVLEKELEEQELLAEADDSDDELSSLIRSMDDEKPDDFSIRIEQGLGYGFNDPVEIPDNFGLDGNFEVTDEDMDDPEMVAALESVGWTEDSESHGGAVPQATPRDMEVLRSEVLSLKREALNLKRAGNVAEAMSQLKKAKILERDLENFQFPEDMVEGLTSKTTENPLRKMEVHVGTNVSPDTDPKFPQKSKLVIQKELLGLKKKALALRREGRLDEAEEELKKGKVLELQLEQMESAPKVRSTETNFGGRDIEPAYKHQDISSTLVLGEEGDDEDVTDQDMHDPAFLSLLNNLGWKDDDIEPVRLPSRPVKQIVNSERITDPSETEAPFRIPAVGPRKSKSELQRELLGLKRKSLALRRQGEAEEAEEVLRMAKVLEDQIAEMEVPKKELPGDLNKEPAGSGSLISQERHRNNYSVSENRATKPPLRNLVEDEESMTEDMHDPAFSSVLNLGWNDDAEPVRMPAEALKQIVDHSGHGTGSPVIQASSEISVVAPRRNKAEIQRELLGLKRKALTLRRQGEGEEAEEVLRMAKVLEAQIEEMAAPKDDPVNSRKGKEQGGLVSLAVQSQNQNIKAQEVNRVTESEMGPMIDATELSKGFSWKERNDAKPPQSSVISVPETSRPIVDESPTVENFHRAQSGKSLNPVDLLTGDGWETFQLPVEEWESKGTVKSTAKEVGSRDAVGSEIREKSVPVRPAPEVNISFEPNSYDNKSHQQQEIVAHKRKAVSLKREGKLGEARAELLQAKRLEKILNDEHPQAAVGPSAPSVSTVNNASIGQGERKTSNQGPKAISGRDRFKLQQESLAHKRQALKLRREGRIQEAEAEFELAKSLEMQLEELSGHDSLNNSKSTKEAELGDDMGVEDFLDPQLLSALKAVGVHDADIVSQVPERSEATKQNLSKRESSSQERSQLEEKIKAEKVKALNMKRAGNQAGALDALRRAKQLEKKLNP, encoded by the exons ATGTTGGAGAAGATCGGATTGCCGGCGAGGCCTTCTATGCGAGGAAGTAATTGGGTAGTCGCTGCATCTCATTGTCAAGGATGTTCTTCCCAATTTACCTTCATTAATCGGAAG CATCATTGCCGCAGGTGCGGGGGCCTGTTCTGCAACAGCTGTACCCAGCAGAGAATGGTTTTACGTGGCCAAGGTGACTCGCCGGTTCGGATTTGTGATCCTTGTAAAAATCTAGTGGAGGCTGCACGGTTTGAGATGCGACATGGACATAAGAATAGAACTGGAAGAG GTGGCCCAACACTGACACCGAAGTATGAGGATGAATTTCTAAATCAGATTCTTGACAGTGATGGAAAGAACTCACTGCTATCAGGACAAGAATCCGTTGTTAAAGCTACCTCTATGGGAAGTGCATCTAGTTCAAGTCTACATGATGAAGCTTTCACTGAGGATGGGGAAGGAGCTTTAACTAGGAGTCACTTTGTTGATACACATGGTAATGCTCTGAATGAGACAGGATGTACCAGCCCAGAGGACTTGCGTCAACAATCActtgaagagaaaaagaaatacaGAGTTCTCAAGGGAGAAGGAAAGCCTGACGAAGCTTTAAGAGCCTTTAAACGTGGCAAAGAGCTTGAGAGGCAAGCTGAAGCTTTAGAAGTTGCATTAAGAAAGAAACGCAAACAGGCCATCTCTTCTGGTAGTCTGGCTGATGTCCAGAAAGTGAAAGATGAGCTTAATTCTGAAGAATCTGGAAGGAAGAGTAAACTTTCTCCCCAATTAGTTAAAGAAGAAAAGGTTGACCTTACCGCTGAACTCAGAGAACTGGGATGGTCTGATACAGATCTTCATGATGCAGATAAAAATCCGCGAAAGATGAGTGTGGAGGGTGAACTGTCTGCTCTTCTTCGCGAAATGCCTCGAAAACCTAATTCAGGTAAGTCAGGTGGTAGTATTGATAAGTCCCAAGTCCTTTCTCATAAGAAGAAGGCACTTATGTTCAAGCGAGAAGGGAAGCTTGCAGAAGCGAAGGAAGAACTAAGAAAAGCTAAAGTCCTAGAAAAGGAACTCGAGGAACAGGAGTTATTGGCTGAGGCTGATGATTCTGATGATGAGTTATCTTCTCTGATCCGTAGCATGGATGATGAGAAACCAGATGATTTCTCAATTAGGATTGAACAGGGTCTTGGTTATGGCTTTAATGACCCTGTTGAAATTCCTGATAATTTTGGTCTTGACGGTAACTTTGAAGTGACAGATGAGGATATGGATGATCCAGAGATGGTTGCAGCCTTGGAATCAGTAGGTTGGACAGAAGATTCTGAATCCCATGGGGGTGCGGTGCCACAGGCTACTCCAAGGGACATGGAAGTTTTACGAAGTGAAGTTCTTTCTCTGAAAAGAGAAGCACTTAACCTAAAACGGGCAGGTAATGTTGCTGAAGCAATGTCACAGCTAAAAAAGGCAAAAATTCTTGAAAGGGACCTTGAGAATTTCCAGTTTCCAGAAGATATGGTAGAGGGTTTGACCTCTAAAACTACTGAAAATCCATTGAGGAAAATGGAGGTGCATGTGGGAACCAATGTTTCACCTGATACAGATCCTAAATTCCCACAGAAGAGTAAATTAGTGATTCAGAAAGAACTTCTGGGTCTGAAAAAGAAGGCCCTTGCTTTGAGAAGGGAAGGACGACTAGATGAGGCCGAAGaggagttgaagaaaggaaaagtcCTTGAACTCCAACTTGAACAGATGGAGAGTGCACCAAAAGTGCGGTCCACCGAGACAAATTTTGGTGGCAGGGACATTGAACCAGCATACAAACACCAAGACATCTCTTCTACTTTGGTTCTTGGagaggaaggagatgatgaGGATGTGACAGATCAAGATATGCATGATCCAGCATTCCTTTCTCTGCTAAATAATTTGGGATGGAAGGATGACGATATTGAACCTGTTAGGTTGCCATCGAGACCTGTCAAACAGATTGTTAATTCTGAGCGCATCACTGACCCATCTGAAACTGAAGCCCCTTTTAGAATCCCAGCTGTGGGTCCAAGAAAAAGTAAATCTGAATTGCAAAGGGAACTCCTGGGCTTAAAAAGAAAATCCCTTGCTCTGAGACGCCAAGGAGAGGCGGAAGAGGCTGAGGAAGTATTAAGAATGGCAAAGGTATTGGAGGACCAAATAGCAGAGATGGAAGTTCCAAAGAAAGAATTGCCTGGTGACCTTAATAAAGAACCTGCTGGTTCTGGATCTTTGATTTCTCAAGAGAGACACAGAAACAATTACTCTGTTTCGGAAAATAGAGCCACTAAACCCCCCCTGAGGAATCTTGTGGAGGATGAAGAGAGTATGACGGAAGATATGCATGATCCAGCATTTTCTTCAGTGTTGAATTTGGGATGGAATGATGATGCTGAACCTGTAAGGATGCCAGCGGAAGCTTTGAAGCAAATTGTTGATCATTCGGGACATGGCACTGGCTCTCCAGTTATCCAAGCCTCTTCTGAGATCTCTGTTGTGGCACCAAGGAGGAATAAAGCTGAAATCCAGAGGGAGCTCTTAGGGTTGAAAAGAAAGGCCCTCACCCTTAGACGCCAAGGAGAGGGGGAGGAGGCTGAAGAAGTCCTGAGGATGGCAAAGGTATTAGAGGCCCAAATTGAAGAGATGGCAGCTCCCAAGGATGACCCAGTCAACTCTAGAAAGGGTAAGGAACAGGGTGGTCTGGTTTCTTTGGCTGTGCAATCacaaaatcaaaacataaaagcACAGGAAGTGAATAGAGTGACTGAGTCAGAAATGGGTCCAATGATTGATGCAACTGAGTTGTCAAAGGGGTTTAGTTGGAAAGAACGAAACGACGCTAAACCTCCTCAAAGTTCTGTCATTTCAGTCCCTGAAACTTCTAGGCCAATAGTAGATGAGTCTCCCACTGTGGAAAATTTTCATCGGGCTCAATCAGGCAAATCTCTAAACCCAGTAGATTTGCTCACTGGGGATGGGTGGGAAACCTTTCAATTACCTGTTGAAGAATGGGAAAGTAAAGGTACCGTCAAGAGTACTGCCAAGGAAGTTGGAAGCAGGGATGCAGTTGGTTCAGAGATTAGAGAGAAATCAGTTCCTGTAAGACCGGCCCCTGAAGTGAATATTTCTTTTGAGCCCAATTCTTATGACAATAAAAGTCATCAGCAACAAGAGATAGTGGCTCACAAAAGAAAGGCAgtttctttgaagagagaggGGAAGTTAGGAGAAGCTCGAGCTGAACTGCTGCAGGCCAAGCGCCTAGAGAAGATTCTAAATGACGAACATCCCCAGGCTGCTGTAGGTCCTTCTGCTCCTTCAGTTTCTACTGTCAACAATGCTTCTATTGGGCAAGGAGAGCGCAAGACATCAAATCAAGGTCCAAAAGCAATATCTGGTCGTGATCGTTTCAAGTTGCAGCAGGAGTCCCTTGCTCATAAACGTCAAGCTTTGAAGCTAAGAAGGGAAGGTCGGATACAAGAAGCAGAAGCTGAGTTTGAATTGGCCAAGAGTCTAGAGATGCAGTTGGAAGAATTGTCTGGTCATGATTCATTGAACAACAGTAAATCTACCAAGGAGGCAGAATTAGGGGATGATATGGGtgttgaggattttctagatccTCAGCTTTTATCTGCCCTCAAAGCAGTTGGTGTGCATGATGCTGACATTGTTTCTCAGGTCCCAGAAAGATCTGAAGCTACTAAACAGAACCTTAGTAAGAGGGAAAGCTCCAGCCAAGAGAGAAGTCAACTGGAGGAGAAAATCAAGGCTGAGAAGGTGAAGGCACTTAATATGAAAAGGGCTGGTAACCAAGCTGGGGCCTTGGATGCGCTTCGGCGGGCCAAACAGCTTGAGAAGAAGCTAAACCCCTAG